A single genomic interval of Electrophorus electricus isolate fEleEle1 chromosome 2, fEleEle1.pri, whole genome shotgun sequence harbors:
- the tmem63a gene encoding CSC1-like protein 1 isoform X3 encodes MCVLSVSVILPVNLSGNLLGSDPYNFGRTTIGNLKQGDKLLWLHTVFAVLYLILTVALLRHHTSSMKCTRRETARSTLFVCFIPLTAKEESLRIHFTEAYPRCTVTDIRLCYDVRKLIYLTTERKRAEKNLRYYSKVLERYGRQEVIHPRPCGHLCCCCTCRGCEGVDAMEYYSSQVACLDKNLNSHIEENAQRPLGMAFVTLQTESMAAHILKDFNALECRTGTGEMNGERMVRGGRYCCGGEPQSSSTSEHLKVKKWRVSYASHPNNIYWENLSVKGLCWWSRCLLINILLFILLFFLTTPSIIISTMDKFNVTKPIYYLNSAVISQFFPTLLLWSFSALLPTIVYYSTLLEAHWTKSSENMSMMYKLYIFLLFMVLILPSLGLTSLDVFFRWLFDEQSSRKLRFECVFLPDQGAFFVNYVIAAAFVGSGMELLRLPGLLLYAVRMAFARSAAERKYVKQNQAYEVEYGAMYGWTLCVFTVIVAYSITCPVIVPFGFLYMMLKHLVDKHNLFFAYLPACLDQQVHMGAVNQALAAPIICLFWLYFFSVLRAGFMAVTSLFTLVVLCAAIFIGIGYTCFGHFKYLSPHTYAVKGEDKEPIDEASESSTNLVYLPKVLNPDTASESSGGFSPHRSYGTTDIIPTFISTEEELQDSDN; translated from the exons AGATAAACTGCTTTGGCTACACACAGTATTTGCGGTTCTGTACCTCATCCTCACAGTGGCGTTGCTGAGGCACCATACCTCATCAATGAAGTGTACCAGGAGGGAGACA GCCAGATCAACATTGTTTGTATGCTTCATCCCCCTCACAGCCAAAGAGGAGAGTTTAAGGATACACTTCAC AGAGGCTTACCCAAGATGCACTGTGACTGATATTCGTCTCTGCTACGATGTGAGGAAGCTCATCTACCTGACAACAGAGAG GAAGCGAGCAGAGAAAAACCTGCGATATTACAGCAAGGTCTTGGAACGCTACGGGAGGCAGGAGGTCATCCACCCCAGGCCATGTGGACatctctgctgctgttgcacATGCCGAGGATGCGAAGGG GTTGATGCTATGGAGTACTACAGTTCTCAGGTGGCTTGCCTGGACAAGAATTTGAATAGTCACATAGAGGAAAATGCACAGCGTCCACTGGGAATGGCTTTTGTCACACTGCAGACTGAATCCATGGCAGCTCA CATCCTGAAGGACTTCAATGCTTTGGAATGCAGAACGGGTACTGGGGAGATGAATGGTGAGCGTATGGTCAGGGGAGGAAGATACTGCTGTGGTGGAGAACCTCAGTCTTCATCTACTAGTGAACACCTGAAAGTGAAGAAGTGGAGAGTGAGCTATGCCAGCCATCCTAACAACATCTACTG GGAAAATCTGTCGGTGAAGGGGTTGTGTTGGTGGTCTCGATGTCTGCTGATCAATATCTTGCTCTTCATCCTGCTCTTCTTCCTCACCACTCCGTCGATAATCATCTCCACCATGGACAAGTTTAATGTCACAAAGCCTATCTATTACCTAAAC AGTGCTGTTATCAGTCAGTTCTTCCCGACTTTGTTGCTGTGGTCCTTCTCAGCACTGCTGCCTACTATAGTCTATTATTCCACACTGTTGGAGGCCCATTGGACCAA GTCGAGTGAGAACATGAGTATGATGTATAAGCTCTACATCTTCCTGCTTTTTATGGTGCTCATCCTGCCATCGCTGGGCCTCACCAG TTTGGATGTGTTTTTCCGTTGGCTCTTTGATGAGCAGTCATCACGGAAGCTGAGGTTTGA GTGCGTGTTTTTGCCAGACCAGGGTGCTTTCTTTGTGAATTACGTGATTGCTGCTGCGTTTGTGGGCTCCGGGATGGAGCTGCTGCGGTTACCAGGGTTACTGCTCTATGCAGTGCGCATGGCCTTCGCACGCTCAGCCGCAGAGAGGAAATACGTGAAACAG AATCAAGCATACGAGGTTGAATATGGCGCCATGTATGGATGGACCCTGTGTGTCTTCACAGTCATCGTCGCCTACAGCATCACCTGTCCTGTTATAGTACCATTCG gctttcTGTACATGATGTTAAAACACCTGGTGGACAAACACAATCTGTTCTTCGCCTACTTGCCTGCCTGCCTCGATCAACAGGTGCACATGGGAGCTGTCAATCAAGCCCTTGCTGCACCAATCATCTGCCTGTTTTGGCTATACTTCTTTTCTGTCCTGAgggcag GTTTCATGGCTGTTACTTCTCTCTTCACGTTGGTGGTTCTGTGTGCAGCGATTTTCATTGGCATTGGTTATACCTGCTTTGGTCATTTCAAATACCTCAGTCCTCATACCTATGCT gTTAAGGGGGAAGATAAGGAGCCAATTGATGAAGCTTCAGAAAGTTCCACTAACTTG GTATACCTTCCTAAGGTTTTGAATCCTGACACTGCCTCTGAGTCATCGGGTGGGTTCAGCCCCCATCGTTCCTACGGCACCACTGACATAATCCCGACCTTCATTAGCACTGAGGAAGAGCTGCAGGATTCTGATAATTAA
- the tmem63a gene encoding CSC1-like protein 1 isoform X2, producing the protein MRGEPMVKEKCGMDAVHYLSFQRHLIILLLLMCVLSVSVILPVNLSGNLLGSDPYNFGRTTIGNLKQGDKLLWLHTVFAVLYLILTVALLRHHTSSMKCTRRETARSTLFVCFIPLTAKEESLRIHFTEAYPRCTVTDIRLCYDVRKLIYLTTERKRAEKNLRYYSKVLERYGRQEVIHPRPCGHLCCCCTCRGCEGVDAMEYYSSQVACLDKNLNSHIEENAQRPLGMAFVTLQTESMAAHILKDFNALECRTGTGEMNGERMVRGGRYCCGGEPQSSSTSEHLKVKKWRVSYASHPNNIYWENLSVKGLCWWSRCLLINILLFILLFFLTTPSIIISTMDKFNVTKPIYYLNSAVISQFFPTLLLWSFSALLPTIVYYSTLLEAHWTKSSENMSMMYKLYIFLLFMVLILPSLGLTSLDVFFRWLFDEQSSRKLRFECVFLPDQGAFFVNYVIAAAFVGSGMELLRLPGLLLYAVRMAFARSAAERKYVKQNQAYEVEYGAMYGWTLCVFTVIVAYSITCPVIVPFGFLYMMLKHLVDKHNLFFAYLPACLDQQVHMGAVNQALAAPIICLFWLYFFSVLRAGFMAVTSLFTLVVLCAAIFIGIGYTCFGHFKYLSPHTYAVKGEDKEPIDEASESSTNLVYLPKVLNPDTASESSGGFSPHRSYGTTDIIPTFISTEEELQDSDN; encoded by the exons AGATAAACTGCTTTGGCTACACACAGTATTTGCGGTTCTGTACCTCATCCTCACAGTGGCGTTGCTGAGGCACCATACCTCATCAATGAAGTGTACCAGGAGGGAGACA GCCAGATCAACATTGTTTGTATGCTTCATCCCCCTCACAGCCAAAGAGGAGAGTTTAAGGATACACTTCAC AGAGGCTTACCCAAGATGCACTGTGACTGATATTCGTCTCTGCTACGATGTGAGGAAGCTCATCTACCTGACAACAGAGAG GAAGCGAGCAGAGAAAAACCTGCGATATTACAGCAAGGTCTTGGAACGCTACGGGAGGCAGGAGGTCATCCACCCCAGGCCATGTGGACatctctgctgctgttgcacATGCCGAGGATGCGAAGGG GTTGATGCTATGGAGTACTACAGTTCTCAGGTGGCTTGCCTGGACAAGAATTTGAATAGTCACATAGAGGAAAATGCACAGCGTCCACTGGGAATGGCTTTTGTCACACTGCAGACTGAATCCATGGCAGCTCA CATCCTGAAGGACTTCAATGCTTTGGAATGCAGAACGGGTACTGGGGAGATGAATGGTGAGCGTATGGTCAGGGGAGGAAGATACTGCTGTGGTGGAGAACCTCAGTCTTCATCTACTAGTGAACACCTGAAAGTGAAGAAGTGGAGAGTGAGCTATGCCAGCCATCCTAACAACATCTACTG GGAAAATCTGTCGGTGAAGGGGTTGTGTTGGTGGTCTCGATGTCTGCTGATCAATATCTTGCTCTTCATCCTGCTCTTCTTCCTCACCACTCCGTCGATAATCATCTCCACCATGGACAAGTTTAATGTCACAAAGCCTATCTATTACCTAAAC AGTGCTGTTATCAGTCAGTTCTTCCCGACTTTGTTGCTGTGGTCCTTCTCAGCACTGCTGCCTACTATAGTCTATTATTCCACACTGTTGGAGGCCCATTGGACCAA GTCGAGTGAGAACATGAGTATGATGTATAAGCTCTACATCTTCCTGCTTTTTATGGTGCTCATCCTGCCATCGCTGGGCCTCACCAG TTTGGATGTGTTTTTCCGTTGGCTCTTTGATGAGCAGTCATCACGGAAGCTGAGGTTTGA GTGCGTGTTTTTGCCAGACCAGGGTGCTTTCTTTGTGAATTACGTGATTGCTGCTGCGTTTGTGGGCTCCGGGATGGAGCTGCTGCGGTTACCAGGGTTACTGCTCTATGCAGTGCGCATGGCCTTCGCACGCTCAGCCGCAGAGAGGAAATACGTGAAACAG AATCAAGCATACGAGGTTGAATATGGCGCCATGTATGGATGGACCCTGTGTGTCTTCACAGTCATCGTCGCCTACAGCATCACCTGTCCTGTTATAGTACCATTCG gctttcTGTACATGATGTTAAAACACCTGGTGGACAAACACAATCTGTTCTTCGCCTACTTGCCTGCCTGCCTCGATCAACAGGTGCACATGGGAGCTGTCAATCAAGCCCTTGCTGCACCAATCATCTGCCTGTTTTGGCTATACTTCTTTTCTGTCCTGAgggcag GTTTCATGGCTGTTACTTCTCTCTTCACGTTGGTGGTTCTGTGTGCAGCGATTTTCATTGGCATTGGTTATACCTGCTTTGGTCATTTCAAATACCTCAGTCCTCATACCTATGCT gTTAAGGGGGAAGATAAGGAGCCAATTGATGAAGCTTCAGAAAGTTCCACTAACTTG GTATACCTTCCTAAGGTTTTGAATCCTGACACTGCCTCTGAGTCATCGGGTGGGTTCAGCCCCCATCGTTCCTACGGCACCACTGACATAATCCCGACCTTCATTAGCACTGAGGAAGAGCTGCAGGATTCTGATAATTAA